The following proteins are co-located in the Castanea sativa cultivar Marrone di Chiusa Pesio chromosome 8, ASM4071231v1 genome:
- the LOC142605851 gene encoding uncharacterized protein LOC142605851, whose translation MWNLWTSNTPPKVQNFIWRACSDILPTRANLLSRKVQIDSKCTLSGQCDKTTSHIPWECPFACNVWALAWGKLQKSSSAAPSFYSLTQTLLERLSEGVLERWEITPWSLWNPSNRFHFEHFQTIPDAILRAATSLLEEYQRLAIAHIAH comes from the coding sequence ATGTGGAACCTGTGGACCTCAAACACCCCTCCCAAAGTTCAGAATTTCATATGGAGGGCCTGTTCTGATATCCTTCCTACTCGAGCAAACCTCCTCAGTCGCAAGGTTCAGATTGACTCGAAGTGCACTCTCAGTGGACAGTGTGATAAGACAACAAGCCATATTCCTTGGGAGTGCCCGTTCGCTTGTAATGTTTGGGCACTGGCTTGGGGAAAATTGCAGAAAAGTAGTTCGGCGGCTCCTAGCTTTTATTCCCTCACACAAACCCTGTTGGAGAGACTATCTGAAGGAGTTTTGGAGAGGTGGGAAATAACTCCATGGTCCCTATGGAATCCAAGTAACCGCTTTCACTTTGAGCACTTTCAAACCATACCCGATGCCATCCTTAGAGCTGCAACGTCGCTGCTTGAAGAGTACCAGAGGCTAGCCATAGCCCACATAGCCCACTGA